TATCCCTAAAAGTATTGTATTAACCATCATAAGGTTATATAATGTAAAAGTAGAAATCGGTGATGATAGGAAGAGTAAATATAATTGGATTTAGGCATAGGAGAATGAATAAGTAGTAAATTGTTTCTAGTTATTTATAAATTCCATGTAAGAGAGTTGGGAGTGCTGAGAACCCAATATGAAGATTATATTGAAGAACATCCTTGAACAGTTAACTGAAAACTTTAAAGTTAGTAGGCTTAAACGGGTGTCTACCGTTAAAAAGACAGGGTATCGGCTGATTGAAGGTTTTGTCTGTACCTGTGAGAGTGAACATTTTATATGTTAAATAGGATGGTACCGCGAAGTTTTAATCCGTTCCTATATCGAAAGATATGGAATCGGGTTTTTTTGTATTTATAAGATTATGTTACAAAAATGAGTAATTATAAGCATAGTTTTTAGATAGCTTACAGAGATTATACATAGGAGGGTTATTTTAAATGAAAGATATTTATGTAAAAGATGTGGCAGCTTTAGAAGATGGTACAGAGGTAGAATTAAAGGGTTGGGTACATAAGATATATGATCTTGGAAAGATAAGTTTTGTAAAGCTTAGAGACAAGACAGGAATAATACAGATTGTCATAGATGAAAGTCTTAATGTTAAGTTAAGACTGGAAATGTGCATAGCAGTAAAGGGTAAAAAAGTAAAGAATGAAAAAGCACCTGAAGGAATAGAAGTTCAGGTAGATGAATTAAAGGTATTAGGTAAGACTTATTATGATAAACTTCCCTTTGCAATAAATGCGGGAAAAATTAAAGCAGCTTTAGAAACACAGCTTGATCATAGAACTATAAGTTTAAGAGCTCCAAAGATAACTGCTGTATTTAAAGTACAGGAAAAGATAGCAGATGCCTTTAAGGATTATTTAAAGGGACAAAACTTCACAGAAGTATATACACCAAAGATAATTGCATCTGGAACAGAAGGTGGAAGTGAATTATTTACAGTGAATTATTTTGATCACAGAGCTTTTCTTGCACAAAGTCCACAATTCTATAAACAGATGATGGTTGGTTCAGGTTTTGAAAGAATATTTGAAATAGGTCACGCTTATAGAGCTGAACTTCATAATACTTACAGACATTTAAATGAGTATGTAAGCTTAGACCTTGAAATGGGTTTTATAGAAGATGAATTTGAAATAATGGATCTAGAAGAAGGTTTTATGAATTATCTGTTCAAATATATTAAAAAAGAATGTTCAGCAGAATTAAAGCTTTATAATATTGAACTTCCAGAGGAAGTTAAGATTCCTAGAATAACATTGTTCGATGCACAGGAAATTCTACTTAAAGAATATGGAAAAAGATCTCCAAAGGGCAATATTGATAATGAAGGAGAAAAATTATTCGCAGAATACGTGAAGAAGGAATACGGCAGTGATTTTGTGTTCTTAACAAAATATCCAGCTGCAAAGAGGCCAATGTACACAATGCCGGATGACGAAATAGAAGGCGCTACAAGAAGTTTTGACCTTATATATAAAGGACTTGAAATTACTACAGGCGGACAGAGAATCCATGACTATGAAGAATTAGTTGCAAATATTGCAAAAATGGGCTTCAAAACAGAAGAATTTGAATTCTATACAGATAATTTTAGATATGGAATGCCTCCTCACGGTGGTCTTGCTATAGGTCTTGAGAGACTTACTATGAAAATACTAGGCTTAGACAATATAAGAGAAGCAGCATTGCTTCCAAGAGATATGAAGAGAATAACACCTTAAGAAAAGTATAAAGTTTAAAGAACAAATATCAAATTTGGAAAAAACGAAACAAACTATTAAGTTAGTTCAAGTACTATTCACAGTGTGAATGCTATCATTTTTAATCGAGGTTAAGTCAAGATTAGGGCTTTCACTTTGACATCTGGTGGCAATCTTTAGTTTTTTCATCCAGCGTTAGCAAGATGAAAAGCTATCACCCGTTAATGAACAAAATATACATTTATAAAGGGAGTGAATTTAATTGGAACATGTAAGTGTTGAAGAAGTTAAGCACATTGCTAAGCTGTCAAAATTGAGTTTTACAGAAGAGGAAACTTTAAAGATAGCTAAGGAATTTGAAGCTATACTTACTCATTTTAAAACTATAGATAATTTGGATTTAGAGGATGTAAATCTAAATGAATATGATGAAGTTAATACAGAATTCAGAAAAGATATTCCACAGATTTTTGAAGATAAGAAAAAACTTATGCAGAATGTAAAGAATCTTAGAGATGGTGGAATTCAGGTTCCTAAGATAATAGAGTAGTAGTTTAGTAGAAATAGCAAGATTGGGAGGGAAAACTTTGGAAATAGAAAAGATGTCCGTGGAACAATTAAGAGACGGTATAAGAGAAAAAGTTTTTACATCAGAAGAAGTAGTTAAATTCTATTTTGATAGAATAAAAAAAATAGATGGAGATGTAAATTCATATTTGACACTTTGCGAAGAAGATGCTATTAAAGAAGCTAAGAGCATAGATGAAAGGATAGCAAAGGGTGAAAAAGTAGGTAAACTTGCAGGAGTTCCTATTGCAATAAAGGATAATATATGTACGGATGGGATAAAGACAACTTGTGCTTCAAAGATGCTGGAGGATTTTATACCACCTTATGATGCAACGGTTATAAATAAGTTAAGAGAAGAGGATGCAGTAATAATAGGAAAAACTAATATGGATGAATTTGCTATGGGTTCTTCTACAGAAAATTCTGCATTTAAGACTACTAAAAATCCCTATGATTTAGAGAGAGTACCAGGAGGATCCTCCGGTGGTTCAGCCGCTGCAGTAGGAGCAGAGCTTGCACCAGTTTCTCTAGGCTCTGATACTGGCGGATCTATAAGACAGCCGGCAGCCTTTTGCGGAGTGGTAGGATTAAAACCTACTTATGGTCTTGTATCAAGATTTGGTCTTATAGCTTTTGGATCTTCGCTGGATCAGATAGGACCTTTTTCAAAGAATATCAGGGATTGTGCCCTTACTCTTGAAGTTATAGCGGGAACAGATTCACTAGACAATACAAGTTCTAAGAAAATTCAGGATACGGATTATTTAAATGGAATTGAAGATGGAGTAAAAGGATTAAAGGTAGGAGTACCAAAAGAATTCTTAGGTGAAGGTTTAGATGAACAGATAAAAGAATCTGTAGTAAATTCTATTGAAAAGCTTAAAGCACTAGGTGCTGAAGTAGAGGAAATATCATTGCCTATTACAAAGGAAGGTCTTTCAGCTTACTACATAATATCTTCAGCAGAAGCCAGTTCAAATCTATCCAGATTTGACGGTATTAGATATGGTCATAGAGCAGAGGACTATGAAGATGTATATGATTTAATGGAGAAGAGCAGAAATGAAGGTTTTGGGGAAGAAGTTAAGAGAAGAATAATGCTTGGAAATTATGCACTATCTTCAGGATATTATGATGCTTACTATAAAAGAGCCTTGAAGCTTAAGAAAAAGGTTAAAGAGCAGTTTGAAGAAGTATTTTCTAAATATGATATTATAGTGAGTCCTGTATCACCGGTACTTCCTTTTAAATGCGGCGAAAAGAAGGATAATCCTCTAGAGATGTATCTTGCAGATATATACACTGTAAATATAAATCTTGCAGGTATACCGGGAATTTCTATGCCTTGTGGACAGAGCAGGGAAGGTCTTCCTATAGGAGTACAGCTTCTTGGACCTCACTTTGGTGAAAAGAAGATATTTAAAGCTGCCTTTGCTCTTGAAGAAGCTTTAAAAAATGATGGATTTCAGCTTGTAAATAAAAGATAAAAATTCAGATAATAAAGTTCAAATTACGAATAATAGTTAAGGAATAATGAGTTAGAAATGGAAAGGGGGCAGGCAGCTTTGCTGCTGCATTATTATGAGTTATGAAACTATAATAGGATTAGAAATACATGCAGAGCTTAACACTAAAACTAAGATATTCTGTAATTGTTCCACTAAGTTTGGTGCAAAGCCTAATGAAAATACATGTCCTGTATGCATGGGACTTCCAGGAACATTACCTGTTCTAAATGAAGAAGTAGTTAAACTAGCTGTAAAGGCTGGAACAGCATTAAATTGTAAAATAAATAAATTAAATAAAATGGATAGAAAGAATTATTTTTATCCAGATCTCCCTAAGGCATATCAGATATCTCAGCTTGATATACCTATATGCGGACCTGGTCACGTAGACATTGAAACTGAAAAGGGAGAAAGAACTGTAAGGTTAAACAGAATACACATAGAAGAGGATGCAGGAAAACTTGTGCATTTAGAGTATGAACCATACTCACTTATAGATTACAATCGTGTGGGAGTTCCTCTTATAGAAATAGTTACAGAGCCAGATATGCGTTCACCAGAGGAGGCAGTAACATTCCTTAGAACGCTAAAGGCTATTCTTGAGTATGGTGGTATTTCCGATTGTAGAATGGAACAGGGTTCTCTAAGATGTGATGCCAACATATCCCTTAGAGAGGTTGGTAGAGAAGAGTATAATACTAAAGTAGAAATAAAGAACATAAACTCCTTCAGAGAGCTTCAAAAAGCACTGGAAAAAGAAGAAAAACGTCAAAAAGAGCTTTATGACTTTGGAGAAGCTTTCAGAATAGTTCAGGAAACAAGAAGATGGGATGCTGGAAAGGGAAAAACTGTAACTATGAGAAGCAAGGAAGATGCTAATGATTACAGATATTTTCCAGAACCAGATATAATACCTATAGTAATTAAAGATGAGATAATTGAAAAAGTTAAAGAAGATATGCCGGAGCTTCCAGAAGAAAGAAGAGAGAGATTCATCAAGCAATATGGACTTTCGGAAAAAGAAGTAAATATTCTAGTTTCTGATAAACATTTCGCAGAATATTATGAGGATGTTGTTAAACTAGGTGCCGACGCAAAAAGCGTATCAAACTGGATGCTTTCAGATATGCTCAGACTTATAAAGGAACAGGAAATTGAATTTAAAGATATTCCTGTAAAAAAAGAGGATATGGCATTCCTTTTAAAGATGGTTGCAGATAAGAAGCTAAGTGTAACCTCTGCAAAGAGCGTCTTTGAGGATATGTTTAAAACAGGAAAACATCCTGAAGACATTGTAAAGGAAAAGGGATTATCACAGATAAGCGACAGTAATGCTATTTTAGAAATAGCTATAGCAGTACTGCAGGCAAATCCACAGTCAGTAAGTGACTATAAGGCTGGAAAAACTCAAGCTGTAGGATATTTGGTAGGTCAAGTTATGAAGCAGAGTAAGGGTAAAGCAAATCCTAAGATGGCTAGGGATATATTGGAAGAAAAGATAAAGGAAATGTAGTATAAGTTGCTTTAAATAATGTGTTTAGTTAGATTTTTCAAGTTAAGAGATAGAGGTAAGGCCTTATTTGGTGAGTCTTTACCTCTGTTTTATTATATTAACACCATTATAATTGTATTGATTTGACATGTATTTTTAATTCAAATATATAGATTGTTATATTTATAATAAAAATAATTGTTGACAATTAGAAATCTAACTATTATACTTTGATATAGTTAGATTTCTAATTTATTATGTATAGGAGGTAGTATGATGAATAAGTCTAATTTTTCCTTTGAAAGTCCTTATTCAGACTTAATAAGAAGTATTTCCATAAAAATAAAATTAAAGGCTGATGAAAGGATAAATGAATTAGGATTAAATTCCCAACAGGGGCGCATGATAGGATATATATATGAACATCAGGATGAGGGAATAATTCAAAAGGATCTTGCAGATGCCTTTCAGCGTAGAGGAGCAAGTATTACCAGTATGCTTCAAGGATTAGAGAAAAAAGGATATATTGAACGAAGGATTCCTAAGAACAATGAAAGGCAGAAAAATATCTATGTATTGCCAAAAGGTGCAGCGTTGGTAGAAGAATTTTACAAGATATTTACTGAGGTTGAAAAAAGTATTGTTGTAGATTTAAACAAAGAAGAACAGGGTCATCTACTATCTCTGTTAGTGAAAGTGAATAAAAATTTATAAATTTTTATTCACTGGATTATACTTAATTATACCTATATAGTTAGAAGCTTAACAGTATGAAATCTAACAATAAGAGTCGTGAAGGGGAGAGGGATATGGAACAAACAGCTACAAATGAACACTATTTAAAAAGTGCTCCAATTACAAAATCAATTATTCATCTATCAATTCCAATGATGATTGGAATGTCTGTGGAAACAGTATACAATGTTATTAATGTGTTTTTTATTGGATTATTACACAATACAGAAATGTTAACTGCTGTTACATTAGGTTTGCCAATTTTTACTATATTAATGGCTTTTGGAAATATGTTTGGAGCAGGAGGTGGAACTTTTATAACACGTCTTGTAGCACAAAAAGAAATAAAAAAAGCAAAAAAAGTAGCAGGGTATACCTTCTATATAAGTATTATAGTATCAATTTTAATTGCAATAATTGCTTCATTTACACTTACTTCTATTGTTAAGATTATGGGAGCAGATACTTTCAGTATTATTAGTTATACAAAAAAATATTCTTTAGCTATGTTTTTTGGTGGATTTTCAATTGTACTTAATTTTGCTCTTGAACAAATTGTTCGATCAGAAGGAGCTTCTAAGGAATCTATGTATGGAATGTTTGTAAGTACGGCTTTAAGCCTTGTTTTTGATCCTATATTTATACTAGTTTTGAAATTTAACGTGGTAGGAGTAGCATTAGCAATGATTCTGGCCAATATAGGTTCATCTATCTACTATTTATACTATCTACAGAGAAAAAGTGAACACTTGAGAGGATTTATGAAGCATTTTAGTATTTCTCTTAAGGATAAGATAGAAATATATAAAATAGGAGTTTCAGAATTGCTGTTGACAATTTTTCTTATTATTACAACTCTTCTTTTAAATAATTTTTCAATCAGATATGGAGACAATGTAGTGGCTGGCTTTGGTATAGCTTTAAGAATTGTGCAGGTACCAGAATTTCTTTCAATGGGTTTATCTCTTGGAATTATTCCTTTAATCGCATATAATTTTTCTAATAAAAACTTTAAAAGGTTAAAAGAAGGTATTAAGTTATCAGCTTTAGGGGTTACTCTATTGTCAGGTGTTTTTGTTTGTTTAGTCTATATTTTTAGAGATCCAGTAATTCATCTATTTTCTAATGATCCTTCCGTATTAAATGTTGGGAAACAAATTATGTTTGCTATGCTTATTTCCGCACTATTTAATGGATTTACTGCATTGTTTACAGGCGTTTTTCAAGCTTCAGGGCAGGGGATTCCTTCTACAATTATGTCTGTTACACAAGGTGTTTTATATATTCCGGTAATAATTATATTGCATAATTTATTTGGTTTTTATGGTGTTATCTGGTCTATGACTGTTACTGAGATTATTACTTGTATAATGGGAGTAATACTATATATTATTTTTAATTATAAGATGAAAAAATTGCAGTTTGACAATATGTCTAATAATTAAATTTTCATATAAATCTATTTATAAAATTAAATAGATATACAAGAAATTATTTCTATAAAAACATCAACAAATTTATAAAGTTATCTGTATATGTTATAATTTGATCAATAAAATAAACCTTTCAGGTAAAAGGAGAAATTATAATGGCAGAGATTAAATATGAAATTAAAGAGAATATCGGTGTTGTATCAGAATCACCTAAGTCGTGGAAAAAAGAATTAAATATAATAAGCTGGAATGGAAAAGAGCCCAAATATGATCTTAGAGATTGGTCTCCTGAGCATGAAAAAATGGGCAAAGGTATTACGTTGACTTTGGAAGAATTGAAAAAACTTAAAGACATACTGAATGGCATGAATATATAGACAAAATATATTACAAGAGCATACTCTCAAAATCCACAGAATTAATATTCAATATACTTATTTAAAGGAAAATATTAAGGTGTAAATATCATCTAAAAGGCGTAATATATACATATAGAATAAAATTAATATATGATATAGCAGAAACTGTTTTAGCGATTTAGTATTAGTATCAATTAAAACCAATTTAGTAATTATCCATATTATATTTATTAAAGGGATGTATTTTCATAGTTTGTTACAGATAAATATGAAAAATTTGTTCTTAGGCATATGAAAGTAAATAGGTTAGAATACTGATTAGTTATTTATTTGAATGTGCCTTAACTAAAACAATATAATCAGGAGGTTGCAGTCATGTATAGCAAGACCTTTGGTAATGTTTCCGTTAATGAAATGGTAAATTGCATAAAAGGCTTCATATTAAGTGACAAAAATTATAACTATAAAATCACTATCGGAACAGATTCGCAAAATAAAAATATAACTAAAGTAGTAGTTGTTGTTGCAATTCACAGAGTGGGAAGAGGGGGCATTTTCTTTTATGAAATAAAGTATGTCCCAAAGATAACAAATGTAAGACAGAAAATATATTACGAAACTGCACTAAGTCTAGAGTTAGCCTCCAAACTTTCTAAAAGCTTTAAAAGAGCACATATCAAAGAGGATATCGAAATTCACGTGGATATTGGTACTAATAAAAATGGAAAAACCTATGAATTAATTAAAGAAATTGCTGGATGGATTACAGGAGTGGGATATAAATATCAGATTAAGCCTTACTCTTATGCAGCTTCCTGTATAGCTGACAGAATAAGTAAATGATAAAAAATCTAAATACACTTAAAGAAAAAAATGTGTTGCTATAATTGTAAAAAGTCAATAGATAGGTCACGAAAAGTCATTTTTAGGTCGTGAAATGTACAAATTTTATGAAATTATTTTATATCAAAATCATAAGTTTTTTATATTCTAATTAATAAACATATGTGTTTATTAAAGAGGCTGTATCATAATATGCATGTATTGTGATACAGTCTTTAGATTTAAAATCAATTTTTGAAGAATTTATTGTATAATTTAAAATTCAACCGATAGTTGAGGTTAATCAATCAATAATTTAGTGAAATATTATTAAATATGTTTTATTATTTATATTAAGTTAGAGGTGAAATACGAGAGGTGTTTATATGAAATTATCTGATAAATTAAGAGAATTAAGAAAAATAAATAAAATGTCTCAACAGCAATTAGCTAGAAAACTTAATGTTACAAATCAAGCTGTTTTCAAGTGGGAGTTAGGGAAAAGTTATCCTGATATTTTGAATCTTGTAAAACTTTCGGATATTTATAATATTTCTTTAGATGATTTAATAAAGGAGGATGTAGATTTGCAAAAAAATTTATCTAATAAAAACAAGATTAATTATTTTTACATATTTTTATGCGGCATAGTTCTTGAATGTTTAAGTTCTATAATATCTTATTACTTAAAAGAAAATGTATTTACGAATTGGATTGTAAGAATAACTGCTTTAATTGGATTTATTTGTATTATTGTACTGCCATTAAAGATGCTTCCTAAAAAGATAAAGTATTTACTTGGTATAGAAAGATATTCAGATAAGCCTCACTAGGATTCATAAATATAATTTTCTATACTACTTGGTATATATTTTTGGCATACTACTATAATTTTTATAAAAATTCAATAGATAGACCATGAAAAGTCATTTTTAGGTCATGAAATGTATAAATTAAAAACACCCATTATTTAAGGGATATATTATACTGTAAATTTTATTTCTATGATGTATAGGTAAATAACAGATTTACATTAAATTATGCTAGCATTATTCACTCTATTCAGCAATATTGATAAATATCAACAGTCAGATTGCTATAAAAAAACGAAGATTTTGAAGCTAGATTGGTGTAAAAAGCATTTTTATACCAATAGGGTAAATTGCCAAATTGCCATAAAAATTTTACTACTGTATAATATGTGAGTACAAGATATTGTGTTCGGGAGGATTGAGATATGCTACATGTAGTAAAACGTGATGGTAGAGAGGTTGAGTTTAATTCTATAAAGATCAGCAATGCCATAGAGAGAGCGGCGGAAGAGATCGGATTTAGTATTAAAGTAAGTGAGGTTTTGGAGCTTACTCAGGATATTATAAAAAATCTTGAAGAGAAGAGTTTAGAGAGGGTTACCGTAGAAGAAATTCAAAATATGGTGCAGGACACTCTTTTACATAGAGGATATAATAAGATAGGAAATGCCTATTCTAATTATAGAAGAGAGCGTACAAAGGTTAGAGATATAAAATCTGATTTAATGAAGGCTATAGCACAGATAGGTGTAGAAACAGATCGTGATAATGCCAATGTGGGAAACAATTTTAGTTCAAAGCTGCTTAGAATAGCCAGTGAGTCAAATAAGTGGCATAACCTTGCAAAGATGCCAAAGAGGCTTGCAAAGGCTCACGAGAACGGAGATGTATACTATCATGATTTGGATAGTTACAATTTAACTGTAAACTGTTTGCATATACCTACAAAGGAAGTTTTGACTAAAGGATTTAATACGGGATATGGTAATATAAGGTCTCCAAAGAGAATAGAATCAGCAGCGGAACTTTCCTGTATTTTACTTCAATCCACTCAAAATGATATGTTTGGAGGGCAGTCTCATCCAGATTTTGATAATGATATGGGTGAGTTTGTAGAATTGACAAGGCAGGAAATCAAAAAGGAACTTATAGAATTTGGAATAGATGAAAATAAAATAGAAGATATATGTGAAAAGAAGGTTCTAAAATCTGTGGAACAAGCTATGCAGGGGATCGTTTACAATTTAAATACTATGCACAGCAGAGCGGGCTCACAAGTACCTTTTTCATCAATAAATCTGGGTATTCCAAATAATAAGGATGCGGCTTTAGTATGCGAAGTGTTTTTAAAAGAGTATAAAAAAGGTCTTGGAAGAGGCGAGCAGCCCATTTTTCCAAATATAATATTTAGGGTTAAGGCTGGAGTTAATAGGGAACCAGGAGACCCATATTATTATCTATATAAACTGGCTTGTGATGTGGCAGCTAAGAGAATGAATCCAACTTTTATGAATATTGATGCTACTTTTAACAAAAAATATTATGATATGGGGGTTGTACCTGCAACTATGGGTTGTAGAACCTATGTATGCTCCAATATAAATGGAGAACCAGGAACAAAGGGTAGAGGAAATATAGCACCAACAACTATAAACTTACCTAGGATAGGTATAATAGCTAAAGGAAATATAGATAAATTTTTCTCTGCACTGGATATTAGACTAGAACTTGCAAAAGACAGCCTTATTGAGAGATATAATGTACTTAAGCATTTAAGAACAAAGGATCTGCCTTTTGTTGTGGGGCAGGGATTAATGAAGGGATCAGAAAATTTATCTCCAGAGGATTCCATTGAACCTGTACTTAAGCAGGGTACTTGGGGAATTGGTTTTATAGGTCTTGCAGAAACTTTAATAGCTTTAACTGGTAAACATCATGGTGAAGATGAAAAATCAAGAGAACTTGGTGTGAAAATTATAAAGTACATAAGAGATTATACAGACAAATTGACCAAGGAAACAAAGCTTAACTGGAGCTGTTATGCTACTCCAGCAGAGGGATTGAGTGGTAAATTTATACCAAAGGATAGAAAAGTATTTGGTGTGATACCGAGAGTTACAGATAAAGATTATTATACAAACAGTTATCACATTCCTGTAGGTTATAATATATCCATAAAAGATAAAATAGATATAGAAGCTCCTTATCATGAATTGTGCAATGGAGGACATATAAGTTATATAGAGCTTGATAATTACCCAGATGGGGATACTATTAAGGATATAATAGATTATGCCTATAAAAACACAAATATAAGTTATATGGGAATTAATTTTCACATAAGATATTGTAAGAAATGTGGGACTTATCTCTACAATGGAGAGCAGCAGTGCACAGCATGTGGGAGTCATGATATACAGGGAGTATCAAGAGTTACCGGTTATCTAAGTCTTGATGAAAGATTCGGAAAAGGTAAATACGAGGAAAGAGCAGATAGAGTTTCTCAAGAAAATGGAAGCTACGTTTATAATATTTAGAGTTTATTTTATAGGATTTGTTAAATAAATAACTTTATATGCAATAATTTTTGAAGCTGAATAAGGCATCTTCAAAAAATAACTAAGTCAGTATGCTAGCCTATTTTAAATCCTACTGCGTCAACAGAACCCTCTGATAGTCCAACTATCATCAGAACCTGTTTCCTTGTTGGATTCAAAATATTCGTCGCACCTTTGACTTGTTATTTATTTTCAGATGCCTAAAAACAAACTCAGTTATAGTATATGTTCTAATTAAGTAAGATTAATTGATATATGTAGAAGGTGAGAGTTTTATGGAGGATAGAAAAATTAGGTTGGCAGGAATGATTTATGAGAGCCTCAGTAATGGCCCAGGACTTAGAAGAGTTCTTTTTTCACAGGGATGCAGACATAAATGCAAAAATTGTTTTAACCCTCATACTCATTCCTTTACTGGAGGAGAGCTTATGGATATGGATGAAATTATAGTAGATATAGTAAGTAATCCTATGATTAAAGGTGTAACCTTTAGCGGAGGAGATCCCCTAGAACAAGCAGAAAAGTTTTCCTATATTGCTAAGAAGGTAAGAGAAAAGGGAAAGAGTGTTTGGATATACACTGGATATACTTTTGAAGAAATATTAAGTAAAATTAGTGAAAACAAAGGCTGGGAGAAACTTCTCAATTATACAGATGTACTTGTAGATGGTAAATTTGATACAAATAAAAAAGATGAAAAACTAAAATTTCGAGGATCTGCAAATCAAAGAATTATCGATATAAGGAAAAGTTTAAATACAAAGGAAATCTATACTATTAATTGCTGATATAGAATTAAGGATATTCTGTGTTATAATTATTAGTAGGATTATAAGGTATATGGATTATATAAAATTAAATCCATGTACCTTATTTTTATAGTTAAAGTTTACTTATATAGTAAGTATTTTAACTTCATTAAGTCCCTGGAGCTTTTTATGAAAATGTATTGTACTACTGTTAATTCTTTCACCGCTTTTCATAGCTCTGATAAAATTTTCTACACCATCCAGAGGAAGAGTTAATATTGAGGTTTTATAATGCATAGGTATAATTATACTGCTATTGATTTTATGGCAAAGTTTTTCAGCTTCCTTACCATCAATGGTAAAGTTGCCCCCTACTGGTATCAGTAATATATCTATAGGTCCAAGGGCAGTAATTTCATCGTCATTTAAAATATAACCAATATCCCCAAGGTGGCATAGTCTATAGCTGTCTACTTCAAATGTAAATATGGTATTTTTACCTCTTACTGCCCCTTGCTGTTTGTCGT
This genomic window from Clostridium pasteurianum DSM 525 = ATCC 6013 contains:
- the aspS gene encoding aspartate--tRNA(Asn) ligase; the protein is MKDIYVKDVAALEDGTEVELKGWVHKIYDLGKISFVKLRDKTGIIQIVIDESLNVKLRLEMCIAVKGKKVKNEKAPEGIEVQVDELKVLGKTYYDKLPFAINAGKIKAALETQLDHRTISLRAPKITAVFKVQEKIADAFKDYLKGQNFTEVYTPKIIASGTEGGSELFTVNYFDHRAFLAQSPQFYKQMMVGSGFERIFEIGHAYRAELHNTYRHLNEYVSLDLEMGFIEDEFEIMDLEEGFMNYLFKYIKKECSAELKLYNIELPEEVKIPRITLFDAQEILLKEYGKRSPKGNIDNEGEKLFAEYVKKEYGSDFVFLTKYPAAKRPMYTMPDDEIEGATRSFDLIYKGLEITTGGQRIHDYEELVANIAKMGFKTEEFEFYTDNFRYGMPPHGGLAIGLERLTMKILGLDNIREAALLPRDMKRITP
- the gatC gene encoding Asp-tRNA(Asn)/Glu-tRNA(Gln) amidotransferase subunit GatC; translation: MEHVSVEEVKHIAKLSKLSFTEEETLKIAKEFEAILTHFKTIDNLDLEDVNLNEYDEVNTEFRKDIPQIFEDKKKLMQNVKNLRDGGIQVPKIIE
- the gatA gene encoding Asp-tRNA(Asn)/Glu-tRNA(Gln) amidotransferase subunit GatA; the encoded protein is MEIEKMSVEQLRDGIREKVFTSEEVVKFYFDRIKKIDGDVNSYLTLCEEDAIKEAKSIDERIAKGEKVGKLAGVPIAIKDNICTDGIKTTCASKMLEDFIPPYDATVINKLREEDAVIIGKTNMDEFAMGSSTENSAFKTTKNPYDLERVPGGSSGGSAAAVGAELAPVSLGSDTGGSIRQPAAFCGVVGLKPTYGLVSRFGLIAFGSSLDQIGPFSKNIRDCALTLEVIAGTDSLDNTSSKKIQDTDYLNGIEDGVKGLKVGVPKEFLGEGLDEQIKESVVNSIEKLKALGAEVEEISLPITKEGLSAYYIISSAEASSNLSRFDGIRYGHRAEDYEDVYDLMEKSRNEGFGEEVKRRIMLGNYALSSGYYDAYYKRALKLKKKVKEQFEEVFSKYDIIVSPVSPVLPFKCGEKKDNPLEMYLADIYTVNINLAGIPGISMPCGQSREGLPIGVQLLGPHFGEKKIFKAAFALEEALKNDGFQLVNKR
- the gatB gene encoding Asp-tRNA(Asn)/Glu-tRNA(Gln) amidotransferase subunit GatB; the protein is MSYETIIGLEIHAELNTKTKIFCNCSTKFGAKPNENTCPVCMGLPGTLPVLNEEVVKLAVKAGTALNCKINKLNKMDRKNYFYPDLPKAYQISQLDIPICGPGHVDIETEKGERTVRLNRIHIEEDAGKLVHLEYEPYSLIDYNRVGVPLIEIVTEPDMRSPEEAVTFLRTLKAILEYGGISDCRMEQGSLRCDANISLREVGREEYNTKVEIKNINSFRELQKALEKEEKRQKELYDFGEAFRIVQETRRWDAGKGKTVTMRSKEDANDYRYFPEPDIIPIVIKDEIIEKVKEDMPELPEERRERFIKQYGLSEKEVNILVSDKHFAEYYEDVVKLGADAKSVSNWMLSDMLRLIKEQEIEFKDIPVKKEDMAFLLKMVADKKLSVTSAKSVFEDMFKTGKHPEDIVKEKGLSQISDSNAILEIAIAVLQANPQSVSDYKAGKTQAVGYLVGQVMKQSKGKANPKMARDILEEKIKEM
- a CDS encoding MarR family winged helix-turn-helix transcriptional regulator; the encoded protein is MNKSNFSFESPYSDLIRSISIKIKLKADERINELGLNSQQGRMIGYIYEHQDEGIIQKDLADAFQRRGASITSMLQGLEKKGYIERRIPKNNERQKNIYVLPKGAALVEEFYKIFTEVEKSIVVDLNKEEQGHLLSLLVKVNKNL
- a CDS encoding MATE family efflux transporter; the protein is MEQTATNEHYLKSAPITKSIIHLSIPMMIGMSVETVYNVINVFFIGLLHNTEMLTAVTLGLPIFTILMAFGNMFGAGGGTFITRLVAQKEIKKAKKVAGYTFYISIIVSILIAIIASFTLTSIVKIMGADTFSIISYTKKYSLAMFFGGFSIVLNFALEQIVRSEGASKESMYGMFVSTALSLVFDPIFILVLKFNVVGVALAMILANIGSSIYYLYYLQRKSEHLRGFMKHFSISLKDKIEIYKIGVSELLLTIFLIITTLLLNNFSIRYGDNVVAGFGIALRIVQVPEFLSMGLSLGIIPLIAYNFSNKNFKRLKEGIKLSALGVTLLSGVFVCLVYIFRDPVIHLFSNDPSVLNVGKQIMFAMLISALFNGFTALFTGVFQASGQGIPSTIMSVTQGVLYIPVIIILHNLFGFYGVIWSMTVTEIITCIMGVILYIIFNYKMKKLQFDNMSNN
- a CDS encoding YdbC family protein, producing the protein MAEIKYEIKENIGVVSESPKSWKKELNIISWNGKEPKYDLRDWSPEHEKMGKGITLTLEELKKLKDILNGMNI